In Thermosphaera sp., a genomic segment contains:
- a CDS encoding ABC transporter permease — translation MAGKKELTLADKISLKLIRPMKNVIKDLLRYWTGRVGLVILLALIGISIYAMVALPQGFVARWESASYWDENPQWAPPTWVSAFGFPVAEGSIISKTMPDEPLSVEGGRFIVRYVGVYKLEQPAFPQDLVLKLTGLKIANISGTIYVPHVYLYIKRPDGSLIDMFESDIVVGGNETIGFVATRDTKPDIYDLWRISSSLVSYYNFSIPVDIVGNNVTLQRIGESIIISRLRDEVRLKRSALVFGVPSITVTKRDQTPMVQSISASLETLISQIEIDNDQVAMVKERLIESKNSLDSLLEGDKTLTEYLATLERVSANLTQTWKIAFADLLLDSKQLSDLESIIRSINRYIEQLYTTDAFYEIKITSTPLTGRYEFNVIITYTAKEELRDVVSIPASEVRIIVKGNAYGMLGTDDLGRDLYQVLIYGTPIALAIGLTTAIITTFLGVFAGITSGYYGGFIDEVIQRLADIIGNIPTLPILIILAQIAQTQYAAYGTEVRALMTILTIIGVLIVFGWGGLAITVRAMTLSIKEEPYIDAAKALGASNSRIIFKHIFPQVAMYASASLVASVPGAILSEAGLSVLGIRHGWPTWGAILSRARDTGRYDIWWWILPPGIMLSLTSLAFILLGLAVEKIVEPRLRTL, via the coding sequence ATGGCAGGGAAGAAGGAACTCACACTAGCTGACAAGATATCTCTTAAGTTAATCAGGCCTATGAAGAATGTGATCAAGGATTTGCTGAGATATTGGACTGGTAGGGTAGGTCTTGTGATATTGTTGGCATTGATAGGCATATCTATTTATGCTATGGTGGCCCTCCCGCAGGGCTTTGTAGCAAGATGGGAGAGCGCTTCGTACTGGGATGAAAATCCTCAATGGGCGCCTCCAACCTGGGTATCAGCTTTTGGGTTCCCCGTTGCGGAAGGTTCTATAATTTCCAAGACAATGCCTGATGAGCCATTGAGTGTAGAAGGAGGTAGATTTATTGTAAGATATGTTGGTGTCTACAAGTTGGAACAGCCGGCATTCCCTCAGGACCTGGTATTGAAACTCACGGGATTGAAGATAGCAAATATATCAGGAACTATTTACGTTCCACACGTCTATTTATACATAAAGAGGCCTGACGGATCATTAATAGATATGTTCGAATCAGATATAGTTGTTGGAGGCAATGAGACCATAGGATTCGTAGCTACTAGGGATACAAAGCCAGATATCTACGATTTATGGAGGATATCCAGTTCACTGGTCTCATATTACAACTTTTCGATTCCAGTAGATATTGTAGGAAACAATGTCACTCTTCAGAGGATCGGGGAGTCAATCATTATTAGCCGCTTGAGAGATGAAGTCAGATTAAAAAGGTCCGCACTCGTCTTTGGGGTTCCATCAATAACCGTTACCAAGAGAGATCAAACCCCAATGGTTCAAAGCATATCGGCCTCTCTGGAGACATTAATATCTCAAATAGAAATCGATAATGACCAAGTAGCTATGGTAAAAGAGAGATTAATAGAAAGCAAGAACTCCCTTGATTCTTTGTTGGAAGGAGACAAGACATTAACAGAGTATCTCGCAACACTGGAGAGAGTGAGCGCTAATTTAACTCAGACATGGAAAATCGCTTTTGCAGACCTCCTATTAGATTCAAAACAGTTAAGTGATTTAGAGAGCATTATTCGATCAATAAATAGATATATTGAGCAATTATACACTACGGACGCGTTTTATGAAATTAAGATAACGTCGACACCGCTAACTGGAAGATACGAGTTTAACGTTATTATAACATACACGGCGAAGGAGGAGTTAAGGGATGTAGTATCGATACCTGCAAGTGAGGTTAGAATTATCGTAAAAGGAAACGCGTATGGAATGTTAGGAACCGATGACCTAGGGAGAGACCTATACCAGGTGTTAATATATGGAACACCAATAGCTTTAGCCATAGGATTAACTACGGCGATTATCACGACATTTCTCGGAGTATTTGCGGGAATAACCAGCGGATACTACGGGGGTTTCATAGATGAGGTAATCCAGAGATTGGCGGATATCATAGGGAACATACCAACATTACCAATACTGATTATCTTGGCTCAGATTGCACAGACCCAGTATGCTGCTTATGGAACAGAAGTTAGGGCTTTAATGACCATTCTAACCATCATAGGTGTGCTTATAGTGTTTGGATGGGGCGGTCTAGCAATAACGGTGCGAGCTATGACACTCTCGATAAAGGAGGAGCCATACATTGATGCTGCAAAGGCATTGGGCGCGAGTAATTCGAGGATAATATTTAAGCATATATTCCCGCAGGTTGCCATGTATGCTAGCGCCTCTCTAGTAGCGAGCGTACCAGGAGCCATATTGAGTGAGGCGGGCTTAAGCGTACTAGGCATCAGGCATGGTTGGCCAACCTGGGGTGCTATACTATCCAGAGCTAGAGACACTGGTAGATACGACATATGGTGGTGGATTTTACCGCCCGGAATTATGTTGTCATTAACGTCGCTAGCTTTCATACTGCTCGGATTGGCCGTTGAGAAAATTGTGGAACCAAGGCTAAGGACCCTTTAA
- a CDS encoding radical SAM protein, which produces MNRDMGFLQEIGKFGSKPVYYLPPGLPGLGHIAFGVIDRGTNVIQVRPTTICPMNCAFCSVDAGLYSSYRGAEFIADPEVILKSLNEVASVKTAPIEVLIDTVGEGLTYPFIYDLVKSLKNHPKVKSVALETHGAPLSEKTINKLWDSGLDRVNLSFDTFSIEKARILYGLQSYNPLRVAKLAEYITKETSIDLHVTPLWLPGWNDEEIEKILEWALNIGAGKKWPPVTVQKFNEHKYGRNRLRIKPVSWAQFFNWLESLERRTGIRVKWTMKEWGMVYDNKIPIVYKKGDIVGAETIAKGWLKGELIGITLGRHKRLITMIPGKNVYIKVGARYAVKIIEDKDGIYVGKIVEKI; this is translated from the coding sequence GTGAACAGGGATATGGGGTTTCTGCAAGAGATAGGAAAATTTGGGTCCAAACCGGTTTACTACCTGCCGCCAGGACTCCCAGGACTAGGCCACATAGCCTTCGGAGTGATCGATAGAGGTACTAATGTGATTCAAGTTCGGCCAACTACAATCTGCCCCATGAATTGCGCGTTTTGTAGCGTTGATGCAGGTCTATACTCTAGTTATAGGGGGGCTGAATTCATCGCTGACCCAGAAGTTATATTAAAGTCCCTTAATGAAGTTGCTTCCGTCAAGACTGCTCCTATCGAAGTATTAATAGATACAGTGGGTGAAGGATTGACTTATCCATTTATCTATGACCTTGTGAAATCTTTAAAAAACCACCCAAAAGTTAAGAGCGTGGCTTTAGAAACCCACGGTGCTCCTTTATCTGAAAAGACTATCAATAAGCTGTGGGATTCCGGATTGGATCGAGTTAACCTAAGCTTCGATACATTTAGCATTGAAAAAGCGAGAATCCTTTATGGGCTACAATCATACAATCCGCTGAGAGTTGCAAAATTAGCAGAATATATAACAAAAGAAACAAGCATCGACCTTCATGTTACCCCCCTCTGGCTTCCAGGATGGAATGACGAAGAGATCGAGAAAATACTAGAGTGGGCTTTGAATATAGGAGCTGGTAAAAAGTGGCCTCCCGTCACTGTTCAAAAATTTAACGAGCATAAATACGGGAGAAACAGACTGCGTATTAAACCGGTGTCTTGGGCACAGTTTTTCAACTGGCTTGAGAGTCTAGAAAGAAGAACTGGAATACGAGTCAAGTGGACCATGAAAGAATGGGGCATGGTCTACGATAATAAAATCCCGATTGTTTACAAAAAAGGAGATATCGTGGGAGCTGAAACTATAGCGAAAGGTTGGCTAAAGGGAGAATTAATTGGTATAACCTTGGGAAGGCATAAACGTTTGATTACTATGATTCCTGGGAAAAACGTTTATATAAAAGTTGGAGCAAGATACGCGGTTAAAATAATAGAAGACAAGGACGGAATATATGTTGGAAAAATAGTTGAGAAGATTTAA
- a CDS encoding ABC transporter ATP-binding protein — translation MPEKLLEARGLKTYFYTAKGVVRAVDNVSFELYKGETLGIAGESGCGKSTLAYSLMRLVPPPGKLVSGEIIFQGKDVTKLSEEEFRKQVRWKGISMVFQGAMNALNPVYSVGDQLAEVLMLHQNYTKKEALEMAQKLLKMVGIDPSRIKSYPHELSGGMKQRVVIAMALALMPPLVIADEPTTALDVVVQAQIMNLLKQLRKDLGISIILISHDLSLIAEIADKIAIMYGGKIVEYGSSEQVYNNPQHPYTKGLLSSIPRLHGEIRDLTWIPGVPPDLSNPPPGCRFEPRCPYAHSRCKEEPPIVEVEPGHKVACWLYVKG, via the coding sequence TTGCCAGAGAAACTATTAGAGGCGAGAGGTTTAAAGACGTATTTTTACACGGCTAAGGGTGTAGTCAGAGCTGTAGACAATGTTTCTTTCGAGCTCTACAAGGGTGAGACGCTAGGGATTGCTGGAGAATCTGGATGCGGGAAAAGCACCCTTGCCTATTCTTTGATGAGGCTTGTTCCACCGCCAGGCAAGCTGGTCAGCGGAGAGATCATTTTCCAGGGCAAGGATGTGACGAAATTAAGTGAAGAAGAATTTAGAAAGCAGGTGCGATGGAAGGGTATTTCAATGGTTTTCCAAGGAGCGATGAACGCGTTGAATCCTGTGTATAGTGTAGGAGACCAGCTAGCGGAGGTCTTAATGCTCCATCAAAACTATACGAAAAAGGAAGCTTTGGAGATGGCCCAGAAGCTTTTGAAAATGGTTGGGATAGACCCCAGCAGAATAAAGAGTTATCCTCACGAGCTAAGTGGTGGCATGAAGCAGAGAGTAGTAATCGCGATGGCATTAGCATTAATGCCGCCCCTCGTGATAGCAGATGAGCCGACCACAGCTCTGGATGTGGTGGTTCAAGCTCAGATTATGAATCTCCTAAAACAGCTTCGGAAAGATCTCGGTATTTCAATTATCCTTATCTCCCACGACCTAAGTTTGATAGCGGAGATTGCGGATAAAATAGCAATAATGTACGGGGGCAAGATAGTTGAGTACGGATCTTCGGAACAGGTCTACAATAATCCTCAACATCCATATACGAAAGGGTTATTGAGTAGTATTCCAAGGCTTCATGGTGAGATAAGAGATTTAACGTGGATTCCAGGAGTACCACCCGACCTGTCAAATCCGCCACCGGGCTGTAGGTTCGAGCCGAGATGTCCTTATGCTCATTCACGATGTAAGGAAGAACCCCCAATTGTGGAGGTGGAGCCTGGCCACAAGGTTGCATGCTGGTTATACGTGAAGGGGTGA
- a CDS encoding ABC transporter ATP-binding protein: MSGESIYQPEVTNDTILFARNLKMYFPVRRTFIDVLKGAPKAVLKAVDGISFDIKSGEIFALAGESGCGKTTTGKMIIRLHTPTDGVIGYKLSKEIMEELGSIANATRITKYGHVNIGAIPLRSYKPIRKEIQMIWQDPYGSLNPRRTIYEILEEPLAIHDIGMSKEDRYDVIARALEAVKLTPPDEFMYRYPHMLSGGQRQRIVIARALILNPKFLVADEPVSMLDVSIRAEILQLMMELKNKLGLTYLFITHDLAVARYISNRIAVMYLGKIVELGDARRVIENPLHPYTQALVEAIPEADPSRRLRIREIPIKGEVPSPINVPPGCRFHPRCVALDKNPHLKELCTKQEPPLIEVENKHYVACWLYAKQ, from the coding sequence ATGAGTGGGGAGTCCATTTATCAACCAGAGGTAACCAATGATACTATATTGTTTGCCAGGAATCTCAAGATGTACTTCCCTGTTAGAAGAACATTCATAGACGTGTTGAAAGGGGCCCCTAAAGCCGTTTTAAAGGCGGTCGACGGGATCTCGTTTGACATAAAATCTGGTGAGATATTTGCTTTAGCTGGCGAGTCGGGATGTGGTAAAACAACGACCGGAAAGATGATCATTAGACTACACACCCCTACAGATGGGGTAATAGGCTACAAGCTTTCTAAAGAAATCATGGAGGAGTTGGGAAGCATTGCTAACGCGACAAGGATAACAAAATACGGTCACGTCAATATCGGAGCAATACCTTTAAGGAGTTACAAACCGATTAGGAAGGAAATTCAAATGATTTGGCAAGACCCCTACGGTAGCTTAAACCCGAGGAGAACAATATACGAGATTCTCGAAGAACCTCTAGCCATACACGATATTGGAATGAGCAAAGAAGACAGGTATGATGTGATCGCTAGAGCACTAGAAGCTGTTAAGCTTACCCCTCCAGACGAGTTCATGTATAGATATCCTCACATGTTATCCGGCGGTCAGAGACAGAGAATTGTGATAGCAAGAGCCCTTATCCTGAACCCAAAGTTCTTAGTTGCCGACGAACCTGTGTCAATGCTAGACGTTTCCATCAGAGCTGAAATATTACAGTTAATGATGGAGTTGAAGAATAAGCTAGGGTTAACGTACTTATTTATAACTCACGATTTAGCGGTTGCGAGATATATATCGAATAGGATTGCAGTGATGTATTTAGGAAAGATCGTAGAACTCGGTGATGCCCGCAGGGTCATCGAAAACCCGTTACATCCATACACCCAAGCGCTCGTCGAGGCTATACCGGAGGCGGATCCATCTCGGAGATTAAGAATACGCGAGATTCCCATCAAAGGAGAAGTTCCTTCTCCAATAAATGTTCCTCCTGGGTGTAGATTCCATCCAAGATGTGTAGCTCTTGACAAAAACCCGCATCTTAAGGAGTTATGCACGAAGCAAGAACCACCTCTTATTGAAGTAGAGAATAAGCACTATGTTGCGTGTTGGCTGTATGCAAAGCAGTAG
- a CDS encoding hydroxymethylglutaryl-CoA synthase codes for MLPEEKTGIIGWGSYIPRWRLPLSEIVRVWGFNPKEPEELNVSEKSVAGGDEDSITMGWEAARNALKRAGINPREIGAVWFGTESKPYAVKPSATIIAEALGITPDTMATDWEFACRAASEALRVSIGVVASGMIKYALIIGSDTAQANPGDVLEFTASSAATALIVGPKDGAAAVFEASYTYVTDTPDFWRRAHAHYPLHGEAFTGEPAYFHHIVNSVKGLFAKTGLKPEDFDYAVFHQPNGTFPLRVGRMLGFPKEKIVPGLVTPYIGNSYNSSALIGLSKVLDNAKPGQRILLAPFGSGAGSDAFSILVTEEVLTRREKAPTVEDYLKRKHIVDYAFYAKNRRLIDRIKG; via the coding sequence ATGCTTCCAGAGGAAAAAACCGGTATCATCGGATGGGGATCCTACATACCTCGATGGCGACTTCCTCTCTCCGAGATAGTAAGGGTTTGGGGTTTTAATCCCAAAGAGCCGGAGGAGTTAAACGTTAGTGAGAAGAGCGTTGCAGGAGGAGATGAGGATTCCATTACGATGGGATGGGAGGCTGCTCGGAACGCATTAAAGAGGGCTGGCATCAATCCTCGTGAAATAGGGGCAGTATGGTTTGGAACGGAGAGCAAGCCCTACGCTGTCAAGCCCTCTGCTACAATAATCGCAGAGGCGCTCGGAATTACTCCGGACACCATGGCTACTGATTGGGAATTTGCATGCAGGGCTGCTAGCGAAGCCCTACGAGTGAGCATCGGTGTTGTTGCTTCCGGGATGATCAAATATGCATTGATCATAGGTTCTGACACAGCTCAAGCCAATCCAGGAGATGTTCTCGAATTTACAGCCTCCTCTGCTGCAACGGCCTTAATTGTGGGGCCTAAAGATGGTGCGGCCGCAGTTTTCGAGGCAAGCTATACTTACGTAACGGATACTCCCGATTTCTGGAGAAGAGCACACGCGCATTACCCACTTCACGGCGAGGCGTTTACGGGTGAACCCGCGTATTTCCACCACATAGTTAACTCGGTCAAGGGGTTGTTCGCGAAAACAGGTTTGAAACCTGAAGACTTCGATTATGCAGTATTTCACCAGCCCAATGGTACTTTTCCATTAAGAGTCGGACGTATGCTGGGATTCCCCAAGGAGAAGATAGTTCCAGGGCTAGTTACACCATATATTGGGAATAGTTACAATTCATCCGCTCTGATTGGATTGTCGAAGGTTTTGGACAACGCTAAACCCGGTCAAAGAATCCTATTGGCACCTTTTGGGAGCGGAGCTGGTAGTGATGCCTTCAGCATTCTCGTGACGGAAGAAGTATTGACGCGTCGTGAAAAAGCACCAACTGTTGAGGACTATCTAAAGAGAAAACATATTGTTGATTATGCTTTTTATGCGAAGAACAGAAGGTTAATTGACAGGATAAAAGGGTGA
- a CDS encoding Zn-ribbon domain-containing OB-fold protein, producing MKITIPPTWRTRLDRYRLRATLCKDCGRTGYPPSELCRFCGSKNIELVELINENARLITWTIIYSAMDGFEEARPTILGILETEKHKARILAPLTDILPEELKSGLEMEPVLRRISEDGESGLINYGIAYRPVLKKIDV from the coding sequence ATGAAGATAACTATCCCCCCGACATGGAGAACGCGTCTTGACAGGTATAGATTAAGGGCCACGCTTTGCAAAGACTGTGGAAGAACAGGATACCCTCCATCTGAGTTATGTAGATTCTGTGGTTCCAAGAACATTGAGTTAGTAGAACTGATAAACGAGAATGCGCGTTTGATAACGTGGACAATTATATACAGTGCCATGGATGGATTTGAAGAGGCTAGGCCAACCATTTTAGGCATACTCGAGACTGAGAAGCACAAGGCTCGGATTCTCGCCCCCCTCACCGATATCCTACCGGAGGAACTTAAGAGTGGTCTAGAGATGGAACCTGTTCTGAGAAGAATTAGTGAAGATGGTGAGAGTGGCTTGATAAACTATGGCATTGCCTATAGACCGGTGTTGAAGAAAATTGATGTATGA
- a CDS encoding radical SAM protein, with protein sequence MELNIIYKNPLKVASRIAYVYPSLYEIMHSSLVVDLIYFYLNAKQEIYVERFCSKRLRGAEEPPRSLETRSPLKDFDLVVTSIHYEPDIVNLVRLLKAGGLSPFRQTRSIPVIAGGPVVMENPIPYSDIIDAFIIGEVETTIFKIVEKWLEFKDNKKVFLEELSKFDFVYVPGISDKEVFKAFPEDLNRAFYPVRQIVNTDVEPVFGKGFKLEVNRGCQFFCSFCMESRVMSPYRERSLSTLKDLIEKHLEINPYEKRVVMYSLSFPIIRDHVRFLEFLEENQLIATLPSIRLNQVNQDLLDILKNLGQNTLTIAPESFAFLSQKLFFKYIKPCEWFQEKITSILDRGFNLKIYLIYGAPWDSLDLVRENIECIKSIFKEAKKRRRKIVISLNPLIAKPHTPFQHLGILSSEKLRSILKIYMENLRGSIEGRLYDIDWATVQVFLALSEQPLGDLIVSWAESGGGLSSFKKILKNYKNYKTSLKRVFVGYGIDEELPWGFIRLPGQAETVTRTQARIILSFISRERKANKE encoded by the coding sequence ATGGAACTCAATATAATATATAAAAATCCTTTAAAAGTTGCCTCAAGAATAGCCTATGTTTACCCAAGTTTATATGAAATCATGCATTCAAGTTTAGTTGTTGACTTAATATATTTTTATTTGAACGCTAAACAAGAGATCTACGTGGAAAGATTCTGCAGTAAACGATTGAGAGGAGCTGAGGAGCCCCCGCGTTCTTTGGAAACGAGATCTCCATTAAAGGATTTCGATCTAGTTGTTACATCAATTCACTATGAACCAGATATTGTTAACTTGGTAAGACTTCTGAAAGCGGGTGGTTTAAGCCCTTTTAGACAAACCCGTTCAATACCAGTAATAGCCGGCGGGCCAGTTGTAATGGAAAACCCCATACCATACTCAGATATTATAGATGCTTTCATAATAGGCGAGGTAGAAACCACTATTTTTAAAATCGTTGAAAAATGGCTTGAATTCAAAGATAATAAAAAAGTCTTTTTAGAGGAATTGAGCAAGTTTGATTTCGTTTATGTTCCAGGCATCAGCGATAAAGAGGTTTTCAAGGCTTTTCCGGAGGACTTGAATAGGGCTTTTTACCCTGTAAGGCAAATCGTCAACACTGATGTTGAACCCGTTTTTGGAAAAGGTTTCAAGCTTGAAGTAAATAGGGGTTGTCAATTCTTTTGTTCCTTCTGCATGGAGTCGAGAGTGATGTCGCCGTATAGGGAAAGAAGTTTATCAACCTTAAAGGACTTGATCGAGAAGCATCTTGAAATAAATCCTTATGAAAAACGTGTAGTAATGTACTCATTATCTTTTCCAATTATAAGGGATCATGTGAGATTTCTTGAATTCCTTGAGGAAAATCAATTGATTGCTACACTACCATCGATCAGACTCAACCAGGTGAATCAGGACTTACTCGATATATTGAAAAATCTTGGGCAGAACACTCTAACGATAGCCCCAGAATCCTTTGCTTTTCTCAGTCAGAAGTTGTTCTTCAAATATATCAAACCATGCGAATGGTTCCAGGAAAAAATCACTTCAATCTTGGATAGAGGATTCAATTTGAAAATCTACCTTATATACGGGGCTCCGTGGGATTCGCTTGACCTAGTTAGAGAAAATATCGAATGTATCAAATCCATATTCAAAGAAGCTAAGAAAAGGCGTAGAAAGATAGTTATATCTTTGAATCCACTGATAGCTAAACCCCATACTCCGTTTCAACACCTTGGAATTCTATCTTCTGAGAAGTTGAGGAGTATTCTCAAAATCTATATGGAAAATCTAAGAGGATCAATAGAGGGTAGGCTTTATGACATTGATTGGGCTACCGTCCAGGTTTTTCTCGCACTATCCGAGCAGCCGTTGGGAGATTTAATCGTTTCATGGGCCGAGAGTGGGGGTGGCTTGTCCAGTTTCAAAAAAATATTGAAGAATTATAAGAATTATAAGACTAGTTTAAAAAGGGTCTTCGTTGGATATGGGATAGATGAAGAACTCCCCTGGGGCTTCATAAGGCTTCCCGGGCAGGCGGAAACCGTTACCAGGACTCAAGCAAGAATTATTCTCTCCTTTATTAGTAGAGAGAGAAAGGCTAATAAAGAGTAA
- a CDS encoding PLP-dependent aminotransferase family protein produces the protein MLDYTKYYSELAKKIKASEIRELLALIRERKDIVSFAGGIPDPATFPKEKLAEISKYVIETYGDSALQYSETKGIIEVRETLSDFVWRYRYISADAEDIIITTGSQSALDIIARALIDPGDTIITENPTYLAALGAFKNSGAKIVGIPIDEKGIKTDSLEKKLKELAERRERVKFIYVIPVGQNPAGTTMDKDRKKHLLEIASKYDLLIVEDDPYSYIIFEPNVEVSSLKSMDSEGRVIYMSTVSKILAPGLRIGWIIANHELIRKFELIKQYVDLHSPTLNQYIVAEAVKRGIIIETVNKAVPRYRRKRDVMVKAIDDEMGELVQYYKPVGGLFVFTYVKTDKFYSDVLLEKALMQYKVAYVPGGSFHPDGTGRNSMRLNFSYPSEEQIEEGISRLASFIKESLK, from the coding sequence TTGCTTGATTATACGAAATATTATAGTGAACTAGCTAAAAAAATTAAAGCATCAGAGATAAGAGAATTGCTTGCCTTAATTCGCGAGAGAAAAGACATAGTTAGCTTTGCCGGAGGCATTCCAGACCCAGCAACATTTCCGAAAGAGAAACTGGCTGAAATATCGAAATATGTTATTGAAACATACGGGGATAGCGCGCTTCAGTATAGTGAAACAAAAGGTATCATTGAAGTCAGGGAAACCTTGAGCGACTTCGTATGGAGATACAGGTATATCAGTGCAGATGCCGAGGACATCATCATAACCACTGGAAGCCAATCCGCTCTAGATATCATTGCAAGGGCACTGATCGACCCTGGTGACACAATCATAACGGAGAACCCTACTTATCTTGCCGCCCTTGGAGCTTTTAAAAACTCTGGTGCAAAAATCGTGGGCATCCCCATAGATGAGAAGGGAATTAAAACCGATTCATTAGAAAAGAAACTCAAAGAACTAGCCGAGAGAAGAGAGAGAGTGAAATTCATTTATGTTATACCAGTGGGCCAGAACCCTGCTGGCACTACCATGGATAAAGATAGAAAGAAACACTTGCTCGAAATAGCCTCTAAATATGATTTATTGATTGTAGAAGACGATCCGTATAGCTATATAATATTCGAGCCGAACGTGGAGGTTTCCTCTCTGAAAAGTATGGATAGTGAGGGTAGAGTAATATACATGAGCACGGTCAGCAAGATATTGGCTCCGGGATTAAGGATTGGATGGATAATAGCAAATCACGAACTAATTCGCAAATTTGAATTAATCAAACAGTATGTGGATTTACACTCTCCCACTTTAAACCAATATATAGTCGCTGAGGCCGTTAAAAGAGGAATTATAATAGAAACTGTGAACAAAGCGGTCCCACGCTACCGGAGGAAAAGGGACGTCATGGTAAAGGCGATCGATGATGAAATGGGCGAACTTGTCCAATACTATAAGCCGGTGGGAGGCTTGTTCGTGTTCACATATGTTAAAACCGACAAATTTTACTCTGACGTACTGCTTGAAAAAGCCTTAATGCAGTACAAAGTAGCATATGTTCCCGGGGGAAGTTTTCACCCTGATGGTACGGGTAGAAATAGTATGAGACTGAACTTCAGCTATCCGAGTGAAGAACAGATAGAAGAGGGTATTTCAAGACTGGCCTCATTCATTAAGGAGAGTTTGAAGTAG
- a CDS encoding helix-turn-helix transcriptional regulator: MTRYIDVDDFNMENDAPGIPVHWLSKDARFRIIETLISTRSLTDLAKELGVTSTAIRKYMKRETHPSDEVILKALSILAPYEEEKVYSIIISDLVSALRLLYKMLDEKYREKVRKLIEEVILEQR; this comes from the coding sequence TTGACTAGGTATATCGATGTTGATGATTTCAATATGGAGAATGATGCGCCAGGGATTCCTGTACACTGGCTCAGCAAAGATGCAAGATTCAGGATAATTGAAACTCTAATATCTACAAGGAGTTTAACAGATCTCGCCAAAGAATTAGGTGTAACATCTACTGCGATAAGGAAATATATGAAGAGAGAGACCCATCCTAGTGATGAAGTGATTTTAAAAGCACTGAGTATACTGGCCCCGTACGAGGAAGAGAAAGTATATAGTATAATCATTAGCGATCTGGTTTCCGCTTTACGCTTGCTTTACAAGATGCTCGATGAAAAATATAGGGAAAAAGTAAGGAAACTGATCGAAGAAGTAATATTAGAACAACGGTGA
- a CDS encoding DUF2192 domain-containing protein: MRERTPYKKRIQVAVNILSEVIKRGREITRSEAIELLRKTYEKQGLQPIRGKAFPPDIYDKELATIYVVGKYGLNLHEEYSDLFERIFYLEEAYERAIDYILKNDYEVARKILKENSITGVIDSNTIARMLRVPLTKFILGFLNEEEFAKILHKTREAVPEEESTVYKYVKFFIAFKLAEMIFKGEVKSKEYKEALKKALAIRIGFPKATPGDEYVKFIAESVFELKEEELENLLRKAEKPSKTPGEEKQYP, encoded by the coding sequence GTGAGGGAGAGAACTCCTTATAAGAAAAGAATTCAAGTGGCCGTAAACATTTTAAGCGAAGTAATCAAACGAGGGAGGGAGATAACTAGGAGTGAGGCGATAGAATTGTTGAGGAAAACGTATGAAAAACAAGGGCTTCAACCGATAAGGGGCAAGGCGTTTCCACCAGATATTTATGATAAAGAGCTAGCCACGATATATGTCGTTGGAAAGTATGGTCTAAACCTTCATGAAGAATATTCGGATCTTTTCGAGAGGATATTTTATCTTGAAGAGGCTTACGAGAGAGCTATAGACTATATCTTAAAGAATGATTATGAAGTAGCCCGGAAGATTTTAAAAGAGAACTCAATAACGGGAGTGATTGATAGTAATACTATAGCTCGCATGTTAAGAGTCCCCCTTACGAAATTCATTCTGGGATTCTTGAACGAGGAGGAATTTGCAAAAATACTCCACAAGACGAGGGAAGCTGTTCCCGAGGAGGAATCAACAGTTTACAAATATGTCAAATTCTTTATTGCGTTCAAATTAGCAGAGATGATCTTTAAAGGAGAGGTGAAATCGAAGGAATACAAGGAAGCTCTGAAGAAAGCGTTAGCGATCAGGATAGGATTTCCTAAGGCCACTCCTGGCGATGAGTATGTTAAATTTATTGCCGAATCCGTATTTGAGTTGAAAGAAGAAGAGCTTGAGAATCTATTGAGAAAGGCTGAAAAACCCTCTAAGACTCCTGGCGAAGAGAAGCAGTATCCTTAA